The nucleotide sequence ATGACCGGCAACCCGGCCAGCGCCTGATTCAGCACACCGACCGCGGGGTGCAATACCTGTCAATTCGCTATAGCGAACGCCTGGCGGATGTCGGTATCACCCCGTCGGCCGGCCGCGTCGGCAGTTCATACGATAACGCGCTGGCCGAGACCGTGATCGGCCTGTTCAAGACGGAAGTCATCCGTCAGCACGACGGGCCGTGGCCTCACCTTGCCGCCGTCGAGTTCGCGGTGCTGGACTGGGTCGACTGGTTCAATAATCAGCGGCTGTTCGAGCCGATCGGTGATATGCCGCCGGCCGAGGCTGAAGCCAACTTCTATGACACAATCGCCGGGTCTGCCAAAGTGGCATGACTCAAACCCACGAGTCTCCGGTAAACCCGGGCGGTTCACTACTTAGCTTAATCTAGCCATTCGTCCCCCCTGAGGAAAAACGACCTTAATCGCTCTGCAAGAGCCTCTTTAAATTCGACAAAATCTTCGCGCGCACTACCTCCACCGGCGATCCCGCACAGGAGGCGATCATTTCGACGGCACGGCCTACGTCGCCTGGCTTGATCGGTTTGTCATCGCGAGTAAGGAAAGGCCCGTCTGTCTCGGTCAGAACACGGTCGATCGGTATTTCGCGTATTACGCGCACACCGCTCGCGGAGGCGAGCATGCCCTCGTTCACAGAGAAATAGCAGCCGCGATCAACGGCCCTACGCACAGCAGCCTTACTGCCAGTGAACCAATGCAAGACGACGCCTGCCCGATCCGGCGGCAGATGCTCGTCAAGCATGTCCAGGATGGGCTTCGTCGCCCTTACGCTGTGCAGACTCAGGATCTTATTGCCTTGCTCCGCACAGGCTCGAAGAATCCTCTCAAAGATCAACCTCTGCAGCTCGAACGAGCGATAGTG is from Salinisphaera sp. LB1 and encodes:
- the qatD gene encoding Qat anti-phage system TatD family nuclease QatD; the encoded protein is MRPDYVDFHTHLDLYPDLAQAIATCDRLRVATLAVTTHPKAFERNVELSADSDFVRVGLGLHPQLVADRHLEIDLFESLLPRTRYVGEVGLDRGPAHYRSFELQRLIFERILRACAEQGNKILSLHSVRATKPILDMLDEHLPPDRAGVVLHWFTGSKAAVRRAVDRGCYFSVNEGMLASASGVRVIREIPIDRVLTETDGPFLTRDDKPIKPGDVGRAVEMIASCAGSPVEVVRAKILSNLKRLLQSD